The Zalophus californianus isolate mZalCal1 chromosome X, mZalCal1.pri.v2, whole genome shotgun sequence genomic interval agctcttGCTCTGAGACCCCCATCTCCCCGGGCAGCACTTTGGCCACCCTCAGTCACAAAGAGCCCCAGTGATCCCGTTAAGACATctgggggaagaggaaaaaaaagcatcttttcaaatgtcaAGTGGATAAACAGGGCGCCAGATGTGTGGCCGGGAACCCGCTCGGCAGCTCCCGGGCCAGCACCCTCCCCTGTGGCGCTGCCCAGCCAGGAGCCACCCAGAGACGGGCTGTCCACATTGATGCTGGGCAGCCAGTTCGCCTCCAAGCGCACATCCCCGGGGAGGCCTTCAGCCCCAAGAGGCGACTGACTGGTGGTGAACCCCTCCCCAGAAGCAGCCATTTGGGGACAGGGGTGGGACTGGGAGCGGGTCCCCAGAACAGGCACACACCCTTCTGAAGGGAAAAGCTACAGGGAGGCTCGAGGCCCAGGAACGGGCAGCCACCTGGAATGGTCCCTTGGAATGggaattccccccccccccgccttccccCCAAAGGAAAAAGTAACAGTCACAGAAGAGGCAGGTTCTGGAGCGTGGTTCCGCCCGCAAGCGGCGCGGGTCAGGCTGGTGGCCCTGGGCCCGGCTTATAGGCACATTTAATAGGATTCCCGCGGATGTTTCAAGTGGGTAGGACAGGTCTTTCCCCGTGTGGCCGCTCgggaggggctcctggctccGGCCTCTTCCCAACAGCCCTCCCCTGAGGTATTGCGctctcccccccctcccgccctgcTTCCGGCTgagccccctcccacctccccccagcacATGGGTGGTCAGGGGCACCCACTGGGGGCTGGAACGGGGGGGGGGCGCCTATGTGGGATCCAGCTCGAAGACACCATCGCTGGTGGGGGTGGTGAAGAAGGAGGGTGGGTCAGAGGCCGCGGACTCCTGCCCCCCGCTACTGCGCTCCCGGGTGCGCCTCTCCTCCAGCCGAAGGCTACGCTCGAAGTCCAGCAGTTGCCCCATGAAGTTGAAGTTGGGTGAGATGTTAGACTTCTTCCGCTTGACCAGGTCATAGGCATCGTTGAGTGAGAGGTGGCGCTTCTGCATGAGGTAGGCCACGGTGACGGTGACAGAGCGGCTGACGCCGGCCAGGCAGTGAACGAGCACCCCGCGGTTCTGGGACAAGGCCTCATCTAGGCGAGGGCAGAGTGGGAGGCAGCATGATGTGCGGGCCCGGCCCCGGCCCTGCTCTCCGAGCCACGCTGCTCTGGCCACATTTGGCCTGGGAGCCCTGTCCTGCCTGAGGAGTCCTAGGGCCTTCGCTGGTGGCCTCTGGGAGCTGGTCCCAGCCCTGCCCGACCCCAGAAGTGCCGGTCCAGGTTTGGGCTCTGGGGATGGTAGCTGAGCCCAGGAGGAGCCTTCCGGAGGGTGTGGCGGAGGCCCGGAGCCAGGCCTGGTGGGGGTGGGTcgagggaggaggagacagagccCACTTACCAATGAACGCAATGGCCTCAGGAAAGAACTGGGACAAGTTCTGGCTCCAGTGGTCTGAGATGGGGATCTGCTTGTAGTGAAAGTCACCGTTCTTCTCGAAGAGGTTAGGGAGGTTGGGGGTGACGTTGAGGATGTAGCGGATGCCCAGCTTGGCCAAGCTGTCCACGTTGGCTGAATCCCGGGCACAGCCCAGGTAGAGGTTGGGCAGGATCTGGACAGGGAAGGATGGCAGCAGCCCCGCCGGGGGCGGGGTGGCACCCTCTGAATCCAGGCCACAGCTCATGGAGTCGCGGTCAGGCTCGGATTCTGCATCAGAGCAGTCAGAGCCCAGGCACAGGCCGCCCAGCCCCACCACTGGGCTGGGCACCGGGGCTGTGCTTGGGCCACCACGGCTGCTGAGGCTGGTCTCACACAGGTGGGGGCACTCTGCCTGGAATCTGCTGAAGCCgcctgggaggggagaaggggagagtcCCCTGTTGATCTGGCCACCTGGGTGGCCAAGCACCCTTGGCAGGGGGATAGTAAACCGACCCCAGACAACTCCAACACCCAAGGGGGCTTGCAGATGTTCCCAAAGGGAACTCAAGAGTCAGCAGCCTGATCCATACTGGCGTTCCATGGGGTGCACTATGGGCAGCCCGACCACCCTCACTCGGTGATGGTGGCTATTCCTCCAGACAGCGAGTACCCACTGTGCTGCTGGGGGGGTGCAAGATTCTGGGCGTAGGCAGAGCCCCCTCACAGAGGATCTTACAGCCCCGGGGCCTAGCGGAGGCAGGCCTGAGGCCTGGACAGTGTAGATGTGCTGCCAACCTTGGGGAGGACAACCGCCATCAGTTAAAAAGGGGAAAGGTTCAAAGGTGAGTTCTCTGCCTGGGTGGCCATGTCCCATCCAGCTCAACCAGGAGCACCCCAAGAGCTGGGAGCCTGGGAGAGAGTGTAACATTCTATCAGGATTGATTCAAAGTCCCAAGAAGCAGGCATCTCCTTCATCTACAAATAACTTTTTTCCTGGGCTAGGGGCGGGGCCTGGAGATCCAACACTTGCTTTGTTTCTGCGTCCCTGTGCATTCAGAATGGAGCAAGGGATGACAGTCCAATGACCCTCCCCCCTTtgatggggaggtggggaggtggggagctggCTCTGTCGGTTCCTGGGAACCCTGTCCCTACGCTGGACCTCTGGGTGTGTGTTTGGCTCATCAAGGGGCCCAGAGGCCTGTCTCAGCCTATTCCCCTCCACCCGCCAGCCCTGCCATGACTATGATGGGATGgatctctgcctccttctgccttcactacttttctctctttctctctcactttcccctTCACGGTTCCAGAGCCTTTGCAGAGCGGGATTTGGCCTCCTGTGGCCCCTGCCTCCTTTGCCGGTGAGCAGCTGCAGGAGGTGGTGACATCaacggggtggtggggggggcgaTTGGGAGCCTGTACTTGgtactccattcttttttttttttttaaagattttatttatttatttatttgagagaaagaatgagagagagagagcacatgagaggggggagggtcagagggagaagcagactccctgccgagcagggagcccgatgcgggactcgatcccagggactccaggatcatgacccgagccgaaggcagtcgcttaaccacctgagccacccaggcgcccttggtacTCCATTCCTGAGCATCCCCTAAGCCAGGGCAGGTCAGCCCGattctccccattttccagacTCAGAAACTGGGGCTCCCAAGGGTGAAGGGCTTGCCCAAGGTCGTGCTCAGGGGAGGGGATCTCACCTCCACTTTAGACGAATAAGCCTGGGCTGGCCCAAGGTCAAATGAATTGGGAATCCCCTTGGAAGGTGtggccctgcctcccagggcccagggcccttCCCAGGCCGGTTCCCCCGCGCCAGCGCCAGCGCCCGCACCTACCCTGTAGGTAGTATGCCAGGTAGCCTTCCTCTCGCAGCTTCTGGAGCAGGGTGCCCAGCACCGAATCGGCCTCCCACTCCTCGGCCTCCGCCTCCCCGCGCCGGTGCCGGCCCCCGCCCTGGTCGTACAGGAGCaccggggcgggcgggggcggctgCAGCGGCGGCCCGGGCAGGAGCGCGCGAACCGACAGGCTCCCCCGCCGCAGGCGGCGCAGCAGCAGCCCGGGCAGGGCGACGCTCAGCGCCCCGCCAATGCGCGCCGCCTCGTAGAGCTCGCGGCTTCGGCAGTCCAGGAGCAGCAGCCGAGGCCGCGGGGGCGACAGCTCCCTCCGCAGCCACAGGCACGAGCGGCCCAGACCCTCCATGGGCTCGCGGCTCCTGGCACGTCGGACCGCCGGCGCTGCGGAGAGAGGGCAGACGCGCAGCGTGAGCCCGCGTCCTCCGCGCCCGGCCGCCAAGGGGCCAAGGCGTGAAGCCGAGCCCCGTATCTTTCAGGCGGACGCCTAGGGGCCCGCAGAGACACCCCTCCACCGCCCACAGCGAGGAGGCGCAGAAGGGCGCCTCGGGCTCCCCAAGGAAAACGCCCCAGGCAGGCCACTCGGGCGCCTGGCGCTGCTGCCCGCTCCGGGAAGGGAAGAGTGAGAGGGCCTCCCGAAGAGGACGGCCGGGTGTCCAACGGGCCCTCTGAGAGCCGCGGGTCCTTTCCCGGCCCCTTCTGGGGCGGCCCAAGGGTTCGGCCGCCTCCCGTTCACACCCCCTTCCAGCGGTTCTCGCTCGGCCTGCCTGCAATCGCTCCCCAAGTTCAAGCTTCCGACTTTGGGGACGTGCGCGTGGGAGAGGCGGACCCGGGGAGTAGAGGTGGCGCGAGGTGAAGGGCCTCAGCCGGGCTTCTCGGAGCTGCCCCGGCCCTGGTGGCCCCCCcggggggggtggaggagaaaagaggaggagagagacctGGAGCGTGGTCGGGCGGCGGGCGGCCGCGCGTGGACGTCCGAGCCCAGGCCAGCGCGCGACGCGGGGCGCCGTTCCCCGGTAAGGGCGTCCCGGGGCCCGGGCCTCCCGGGAAGACGGTGGGGTGGCAGAGCAGGCGCGCACGTGGAAGCCGAGTCCCGCGCCGCTCTCAAGCAGGCCGCTTCCTGGCAGCGGGACCCAGCTTCCACCTTGGAAGCCGCTGCCTTTGGACGTGGAGTGGCCGTTTTGAGGGGCGGGGCAGTGGGGGCGGGCTCAGGGGGGCCAGCGAGCCAACGGGTGCCAGCGAAGCAGTCGGGTGGGCCCTCAAGTGGCGCGCTGAGCTGGGGCTTCCACCCAAGCGGGACAGGGGCCGGGGGCAGAGGCCAAGGGCAGGTCAGGGGCCCAGCAGGGGCCCAGCCTCGGTTCTTCTGCCCTGAGCCAGTCGGCtgctggaggcagggggagggggagggctaaGAACCCAGTGCCCCTGTCCCAGAAGCTGCCTCCAGCCCTACTCCCTCGTTGACCCTGGACCGTCATGTCCTCCACGACTCGACTTCAGTGACCCCATCTATGCAATGGACTCATCATAGCCACCACCTTAGGCTACTGTGGGATGCCGTTGAAATCATGGAGGGGAGGCGGAAGCAAGACCAGAAACCCACTGCTATCTTCTGGCCCCGAACTCTGCCCAAGGGCTAGGCGGGCAGATGACagcttctgcccccccccctccgccaGGGCTTCCCTCGCACAGGCGGTGACCCAAGGCACCCAGGAGCTCTGAGCCTCCAGTCCTAAACTGGGGTGCTCTGCTCTTACCCTGTTACTGTCCCGGGAGTTATCCCTGGCATCTCCATATGCCTCCCCCCTGGTCAAGAGCCAGGTAGTTTCTACTTAAATTGATCCCTTACACCTGTActctcccttctgctccctgCACTAGCTGAGGGCTTGCATTGGCCAACTCTTGACCAGGTTGCTGTCCCAGCTTCCAAAGCCCTCGCTCGCTGCCTCCAGGGAGACCTGTCAGCCtcaaccacccccccaccccgctctgcCCTGCACCAGACCGTTGTCCATCAAAGGCCAGTGGCCTCCATACCTTGCATGGACACAGGTTGACAAACAGGCAGGATACACAGGGTCCCTGCTTGCACGGCACTCCCAGTTTAGCCGGATAGATCAGTAATAAACAGGGAGACTGAACAAGATAATGCAGGGTGTGATGTGTCccttccctgcttaaaacccatTGAAAGCAAATAGCAGAGTTGAAGGAAAATGTACAGCAGATAAGATAAAGCTCATACAAATTAATCAAAAGGTTAACACTCTGATAAATGGGcaaggaaccagaaaagactgcATGAGGGAAGAAACGCAGCTGGGTACAGGACCCTTCGGGAAAGGTTCAAGCTCAGGTATGGAAGGCAggcaaatttaagaaacaaggtaGCATTCCCCACCTGTTACACTGGCAAAATGTTCTCAAATTGAGTACTCCCAGCGCTGCCAAGGATGCCGCGAAATCCGCCCGTCGCTCTATGTGTATGGCCCCTCTGGAAATTAACTTGGTCATATGCATCCAGAGCTAGGAAGAAATCTCCACCGTCTGGCCACTTCTGGGAATCTATCCCAAGGAACTAAGTAAAAGAAGGCACACAGGATGGGCACCACAAGATGTGTAACTAAGGCACGAAGGACGCAAAACCACCGGAGGGCCAACGTTTAGGATAATCAAGTTCAGTGCCACTGATGAAGACTCCTCTCCTAAGCCGCAGTGTAAACAGAGAAAACCCGGGAAGTGATACTAGGGAGAGAACAGGTTACAGAGAACCAGGTCCTCGAAGGGGCCTCCAGTgtacccctccttccctccctccctggctgcgcggggagggggggcgctGCCAGCCTGGGACTCCTCTCTGGCTATAGCCCACCATGGCCTGGCCTCTGGGATGAGTCCTACTGGCTTCATCCAGGGGCCTCAGGGAGCTGCGCTGtgtcctcctgcccccagcccaggcctgttCAGATTCTGCTCCTTTTTCAGGGACCCCTCCCCCAGGTGCCCTCCTCTGGGCAGCCTTCCTGTAgtctccttcctctgtgctccagGCCTCAGTTCCCTGAAGCTGCAATGCCTAAGAACTGCAGTTTGGGGCTCCTGAGGTGCCCAGCCATGCTTTCTGGAGAGGGGTCCCTGGAGGAGGCCAGGGGAGTCTGTCTGGGAAGATGATgggtgcggggcggggggtggggtggggggtgggtggggtggggggtgggtaggcaACTTCAGCACCGGTGAAGGGAGAGGAAGCTTGGCTCCAAGAAACTCCCCCCGGAGTGGGGTTGTGCCGGAGCCTGCGGCTCCCAACGCCTTTAAGAGTGGCTCCCCTGCACCTTGCTCCCGCCGCTGGCAAGCCCACCAACCGGGAGAAAACGgtcggcggtgggggggggcggtattCAATCTCGCAAGTGAGCACTCGGTGCCCGGCGCCAGCAGCGCCCGCTGCGCCAGCAGCAGGACAAACTGGAACCTGTTGCCACCTCCGCACTGCAGGGTTGAGCGCAGCCAaggcccccaccccccgaccctaGCCGGGCCGGCCGGCCCTCGGGCCCCCTGTagcgccggccccgccccgcgcccgctcCCGGGGCGGGCTGGGCCGGGGGAGGCAGCGCTGCGCGCACAGGCCTCGCGGAGGCCCACTCGGCGGGTGGAGCCAGGCCGCGCGCTCGCCGCAGGGTGGGCGCTGAGCCTGACGCTCCAGCCCCCGCCGGGCGCCCCCGGCCTCCGCCTGGCCCGGCCAGTGCCCCCGGGAGGCCGCGGGGACGCCGCAGCTCGCAGACCCCGCGCGCGCCGCGTGCGCCCTCTGGTCTCCTGAGCCTCCGGAGAGCGGCGCCCCgcctcaccctccacccctcaccccgaAATGCACGGTTCCCGCCGGGCCGAATGGCAGGATTTCGGCTGTGGCGGCCCAGTCACATGGCCAGGAGCACAACTCCCAGCGACAGCGTCCCTGCCAAATCCAGTGTCTTTTCCACCAAATCCACTTTCCGCTGGGGATGGCTTTCTGCTTTTTCCTGGTCGGTCTCCTCGCTGGACTGGGAGTTCCTCCAAGGCAGGAGCGGGTGTGCGCCCGGCCCCAAGCTGGCCCCAGCCCCCAGTGCAGGCCTGGCTTCCGCCCGGCCCCGGCGCTCGCAGAAGAAGAAATGCTTGTTAACAAAGAagtcatgaatgaatgaaaccaatTGTTGCACGAGGGAGCCCAGGACGGTGCTGATCCTTTTCCTCTCAGAGGGTGTCACGcactttcccccaccccacagacACGCgcagcacacatgcacacacggcCCCCCCTACCGCACATGCGGATGGCACACAGACCGCAGCAGACTCCTGTCCTCGTGGAACCGACCTACTACGTGCGTGCCTGGCAACTGGCGTTTCTTTGGTCCCAGCTGGGccgcctctcccttcctcccctcccccaccacacccgCGCCGACCTCTAAGTACGGTACCTTGCACCCCAAGTGCCTTCTTTATCTCTTAGGGAAGAGGCCAAGCCAGTCGCTGGGGAGACTCAAGGTCTGTTTGGCGAGGCACCTAGGGGGCCTCAGGACGGTGGGTGAGCTGCTGCCGCCAAAGGCGAGCCAGAGGCACCTGGCAGGAATGCCACCCAATGCTGCAGCCTCTAGAGCCCGTGTGCCAGGTgtcagggggtggtggtgggagggactCAGGGATGTGTGTGCTGGGGGGCTATTTGCGATGGCGTTGGGGCAGGGTGCTGGAGAGTGTAAATCCAGCAGGTGTGCATACGTGTTGGGGTGTATGAGTGTGCACGCTGGGGATGCAAGAGGTGTGTGCCTGGAGAATGGGCCTGGCTGTGGGGCGTGGGGAGTGTCAGCTGCTGGAGCAGGAGTTAGTTTTGGGGCTTCACTCAGGG includes:
- the DUSP9 gene encoding dual specificity protein phosphatase 9, which translates into the protein MEGLGRSCLWLRRELSPPRPRLLLLDCRSRELYEAARIGGALSVALPGLLLRRLRRGSLSVRALLPGPPLQPPPPAPVLLYDQGGGRHRRGEAEAEEWEADSVLGTLLQKLREEGYLAYYLQGGFSRFQAECPHLCETSLSSRGGPSTAPVPSPVVGLGGLCLGSDCSDAESEPDRDSMSCGLDSEGATPPPAGLLPSFPVQILPNLYLGCARDSANVDSLAKLGIRYILNVTPNLPNLFEKNGDFHYKQIPISDHWSQNLSQFFPEAIAFIDEALSQNRGVLVHCLAGVSRSVTVTVAYLMQKRHLSLNDAYDLVKRKKSNISPNFNFMGQLLDFERSLRLEERRTRERSSGGQESAASDPPSFFTTPTSDGVFELDPT